The nucleotide sequence AGCATCTTTATGCACAAGTATTGACATAGTTTTGTATCTGACATAAGATTCTGAAGCATAGAAATAACCGTCATATTTCGAGCCATTGGTGCCCCATGAGTTTTTAACCTTGAAATAGAGCGTGCCATTCTGGTCTTTTGCCGTGCCAATGATGTGCATGCCATGGTCGTCAGTGGTCTGGTAATTGTCGAATGCTTTTTGCCGTAGTTCCGGAGTAATTGATTTTTCCTTGCCGGGTTTGTTTTGATGATACACAAGGGCGTCTTTTTCTTCTTTTGTCATTTCGCTCCACTTGGCACGCTCCAGGTCGGTCAGATCTTCAATATCTTTTTCGGGGACTATGGCTATGCCATTTGACCATGAAAAGCCATTTTCGCTGACATCTGCTGCCCATCCTACCGTATAGCCTTTGGCAATGGCGTGGCTGATGACTTCCATCATTTCGTCAAGCGGAAGGTTGTAAACTTCTCCCATACTCCAGTTGTCGGGCGATTCCATGATAAATTTTTCATAATACGGATGATGCGTAAACGAGGAAATCATGACATAATCGTCAATCTTAAGTCCCAGCGATTGGAAAAAGCTTTGCGGGGTATAGGTAACATTGTTATAGGTGAAGCTCTCTGGTACTTTTCCCAGATAGGCGTCCAGTAAGCCTTCAAAACCAGTTTTCCAGACCGGACTGAGTTTTTTGTTTTTATTTTCAATGACAGCATCCAACATGGCTTTCAACACGGCATCCATTTCACCGTGAACGTGTTTTGGCTCTCCAATGACCAGACCCGGATAGGCTGATTCAGGTACCAGTCCGTATTCCTTTATGGCATTGAAAACATCCCAGAATTCAGCGCCTCCGCTGAAATTTATTTTGCCTTGAAAACGCACGTATTTATCAGCATGCTGGGTGTATGCCCGTCTGACAATGTACATTTCCGAAAGGTCGAATTCTCCCTTCCCCATTCTGATAAGTTCCGATTCAAGAAATGAAAGTCCTGAAAAGCTCCAGCAAGTACCGGAACGATATTGATCTTTGACCGGAGTGGCTTTCAGTTCTTTGATAATTGAAAATTTATATCCATCCTGGCCAAGTAATGTCAGAGATGAGAAAATAAAAATCAGGAATAAATAAAGTATAGGTTTCATGATTGCTGGTTTTAATGAGGTTGCAAAAATAGAATAATCGTGTTAAACTTAATCACCAAAACGTGGATTGACGACATTATTGTAAATGGAGCCAAAAGTATAGGTAAATCCGGCATAAATGTAAAAGTTGAACTGAGATTCAAGTTCCCTGATACGCAGTAAGACTTCCTCCGGAGTAGCATCATATTTAGGCAGTTCAATCTGATCGTGTGACAAAGTAAACCAACCGAAATTTGAAAAACTCAATCCCTTAACAATGCGAAATCTTGCTGAAGCATAGATGT is from Sphingobacteriales bacterium and encodes:
- a CDS encoding aminopeptidase; protein product: MMKPILYLFLIFIFSSLTLLGQDGYKFSIIKELKATPVKDQYRSGTCWSFSGLSFLESELIRMGKGEFDLSEMYIVRRAYTQHADKYVRFQGKINFSGGAEFWDVFNAIKEYGLVPESAYPGLVIGEPKHVHGEMDAVLKAMLDAVIENKNKKLSPVWKTGFEGLLDAYLGKVPESFTYNNVTYTPQSFFQSLGLKIDDYVMISSFTHHPYYEKFIMESPDNWSMGEVYNLPLDEMMEVISHAIAKGYTVGWAADVSENGFSWSNGIAIVPEKDIEDLTDLERAKWSEMTKEEKDALVYHQNKPGKEKSITPELRQKAFDNYQTTDDHGMHIIGTAKDQNGTLYFKVKNSWGTNGSKYDGYFYASESYVRYKTMSILVHKDALPKATAKKLGF